A part of Pararhizobium sp. A13 genomic DNA contains:
- a CDS encoding 1-acyl-sn-glycerol-3-phosphate acyltransferase, which translates to MARRDSATGFTHFAEAIALVSQGQPGHIVDALIAERGQRIVKHPLWPVMRPFLYTVLNYRKAIEFADSVANLPGYQAFQYLSDILALDIRVRNAERIPQKGGFLLVSNHPTGIADGVAVFNLLKQRRPDMMFFANRDAIRVNPRLVEMVIPVEWREDYKTKLKARETLQVTNRAISEGKATVLFPSGRIAYWADGKLNERPWKTSAVGFARKYNLPILPVHMSARNSGLFYWLAKWSTELRDMTVFHELLNKKGDLFDFTIGNLIGPDALDGDPAEVTRALERHTVFDLARDGDARFELMLRRALA; encoded by the coding sequence ATGGCAAGACGCGATTCGGCAACCGGTTTCACGCATTTTGCGGAGGCAATCGCCCTGGTTTCGCAGGGCCAGCCGGGCCATATCGTCGATGCGCTGATTGCCGAGCGCGGACAGCGTATCGTCAAGCATCCGCTTTGGCCGGTGATGCGGCCGTTTCTCTATACGGTCCTGAACTATCGCAAGGCGATCGAATTCGCCGATAGCGTCGCCAACCTGCCAGGCTATCAGGCCTTCCAGTATTTGAGCGATATCCTCGCTCTCGATATCCGCGTTCGCAACGCAGAGCGTATTCCGCAAAAGGGCGGCTTCCTGCTGGTCAGCAACCATCCGACCGGGATTGCCGACGGCGTAGCCGTCTTCAATCTCCTGAAACAGCGCCGTCCCGACATGATGTTCTTCGCCAATCGCGATGCCATCCGCGTCAATCCGCGCCTGGTCGAAATGGTCATTCCGGTCGAATGGCGCGAGGATTACAAGACGAAGCTGAAGGCGCGCGAAACGCTGCAGGTTACCAACCGGGCGATCTCGGAAGGCAAGGCAACCGTGCTTTTCCCCTCGGGTCGCATCGCCTATTGGGCGGATGGCAAGCTCAACGAGCGCCCGTGGAAGACTTCGGCCGTTGGCTTTGCCCGCAAGTACAACCTGCCGATCCTGCCGGTCCATATGTCGGCGCGCAATTCCGGCCTGTTCTATTGGCTTGCCAAATGGTCAACCGAGCTGCGCGACATGACGGTGTTCCACGAACTCCTGAACAAAAAGGGCGACCTCTTCGACTTCACCATCGGCAATCTCATCGGGCCGGATGCGCTCGATGGCGATCCGGCCGAGGTGACGCGGGCGCTGGAGCGACACACGGTCTTTGATCTGGCGCGGGATGGTGATGCCCGCTTTGAGCTGATGCTTCGCCGAGCACTCGCTTAG
- a CDS encoding tyrosine recombinase XerC, with amino-acid sequence MNELLIIGHPELMEERQRWLSGLSRERRLSDKTVEAYERDTRQFLHFLTGHLAGPARLSDISSLRPADLRGFLAARRRDGAGARTLGRGLAGLRSFLRHLEKKGLANAAGAAAVRSPKQPKSLPKPLTDKDALTVVTSEAQLADEPWIATRNAAVLTLLYGCGLRISEALDLTPSDFSGAPTALRIHGKGGKTRVVPLIAAAIDAVRAYEKLCPYPLAQDGPLFRGAKGGKLQAAIIQRDMQRLRGALGLPDTATPHALRHSFATHLLAGGGDLRTIQELLGHASLSTTQVYTGVDSARLLEIYDRAHPRA; translated from the coding sequence GTGAACGAACTGCTGATCATCGGCCATCCGGAACTGATGGAGGAGCGCCAGCGCTGGCTGTCGGGGCTGAGCCGGGAGCGGCGCCTGTCGGACAAGACCGTCGAAGCCTATGAGCGCGACACGCGGCAGTTCCTGCATTTTCTGACAGGACATCTGGCCGGCCCGGCGCGCTTGAGCGACATCAGTTCCCTGCGACCGGCCGATCTGCGCGGCTTTCTCGCGGCGCGACGCAGAGACGGCGCGGGGGCGAGAACGCTCGGCAGGGGGCTTGCGGGACTTCGCTCCTTCCTGCGGCATCTGGAAAAGAAAGGGCTTGCCAATGCAGCGGGAGCTGCTGCCGTTCGCTCACCGAAACAACCGAAGTCGCTGCCGAAACCGCTGACCGACAAGGACGCGTTGACCGTTGTCACCAGCGAGGCGCAGCTTGCCGACGAGCCCTGGATCGCCACGCGCAACGCCGCCGTGCTCACCCTGCTTTACGGCTGCGGCCTGCGCATTTCCGAGGCGCTCGACCTGACACCATCAGATTTTTCAGGCGCGCCGACGGCGTTGCGCATACACGGCAAGGGTGGCAAGACCCGCGTGGTGCCGCTGATCGCAGCAGCCATCGATGCCGTGCGGGCATACGAAAAACTCTGCCCTTATCCGCTCGCGCAGGACGGCCCGCTGTTTCGCGGCGCCAAGGGTGGCAAGCTGCAGGCGGCGATCATCCAGCGCGATATGCAGAGGCTGCGCGGTGCGCTCGGCCTGCCGGATACAGCGACGCCGCATGCGCTGCGCCACTCCTTCGCCACGCATCTTCTGGCGGGCGGCGGCGATCTTCGGACCATCCAGGAACTGCTCGGCCATGCCAGCCTCTCGACCACCCAGGTCTACACCGGCGTCGATTCGGCAAGGTTGCTGGAAATCTACGACCGGGCGCATCCGCGCGCCTGA